In Paenibacillus segetis, a single genomic region encodes these proteins:
- a CDS encoding MDR family MFS transporter encodes MKKTLLNRNFILAGLLLSTFLAAIEGTVIGPAGPRIVGDLGGYELLSWVFTAYLLAMAVATPIFGKISDLYGRKPVFIIGSILFLIGSLLSGLSQSMEQLIIFRAIQGIGAGGLIPVTFTIIGDIYSMEERAKVQGWISSVWGISSLVGPLLGGYVVDSLNWRWVFGFNLPFGLLSLFMIIKYLHEKIEKRKVKIDVSGAVTFTVGVTALLFGLATGGQQFAWTSPALLGIMALAVVSLVLFIFVEKRAEEPLVPLQLFRVRDIAFSNLASLLASALLIGLTTYLPLWIQGVLGKNATMSGLILAPMSVSWMLGSVLGSRWIISRGSRYTSLIGMVIITIGAVGMAFISEGTPIYIMLIFNALYGLGFGFSFTVFTVIAQSSVGYSLRGASTALNTFTKSIGQTIGVTAFGVLINLQIAAKTAGGTASSKVVSQDDINKLLSPEKVHLLPPDLWSDLKHVLQGSLHTLFIVMAVIAVLGAISVIGLRNRAPRADNDDEMIEAAKVKG; translated from the coding sequence ATGAAGAAGACCCTATTAAACCGTAATTTTATATTGGCCGGATTGTTGTTATCAACGTTTCTGGCAGCGATTGAAGGAACTGTTATCGGTCCAGCCGGTCCGAGGATTGTTGGAGATTTGGGTGGGTATGAACTGCTTAGCTGGGTATTTACCGCTTATTTATTAGCGATGGCTGTAGCAACGCCTATTTTCGGAAAAATTAGTGACCTGTACGGACGTAAACCGGTCTTTATCATCGGTTCCATTCTGTTCTTAATCGGTTCATTGTTATCCGGGTTATCACAAAGTATGGAGCAACTTATTATTTTTCGGGCAATTCAAGGGATCGGAGCAGGTGGACTTATTCCCGTCACCTTCACGATTATCGGTGATATTTATAGTATGGAGGAACGCGCCAAAGTACAAGGATGGATTAGCTCGGTATGGGGCATTTCATCATTAGTAGGACCGTTACTTGGGGGATATGTAGTCGATTCGCTTAACTGGCGATGGGTATTTGGATTTAATCTACCGTTTGGGCTGTTGTCCTTATTTATGATCATCAAATATCTTCACGAGAAAATAGAAAAGCGGAAAGTGAAAATTGATGTGAGCGGTGCGGTTACGTTTACGGTTGGTGTAACTGCCTTATTATTTGGTCTAGCTACAGGAGGTCAACAATTCGCTTGGACATCGCCTGCATTGCTAGGAATTATGGCCTTGGCTGTAGTATCGCTTGTATTGTTCATTTTTGTGGAAAAAAGGGCGGAAGAACCACTTGTTCCACTTCAATTGTTCCGCGTGCGCGATATTGCATTCTCTAACTTGGCAAGCTTGCTCGCGAGCGCTTTGCTGATCGGACTCACCACATATTTACCGCTGTGGATTCAAGGTGTACTAGGCAAGAATGCTACCATGTCAGGACTTATCTTGGCTCCTATGTCTGTTAGCTGGATGCTAGGTTCCGTATTAGGGAGCCGATGGATTATCTCCCGTGGATCTCGCTACACTTCGCTAATTGGGATGGTCATTATTACTATTGGTGCTGTTGGAATGGCGTTTATTTCTGAAGGAACTCCAATATACATAATGTTAATATTTAATGCATTGTATGGTTTAGGTTTTGGGTTCTCCTTCACGGTATTCACAGTAATTGCTCAATCTTCGGTGGGTTACAGTCTGCGAGGAGCCTCAACAGCATTAAATACATTTACTAAGTCAATCGGTCAGACGATTGGTGTGACTGCATTTGGTGTATTGATCAATTTACAAATAGCTGCTAAGACAGCTGGGGGTACAGCTTCAAGTAAAGTGGTATCCCAGGATGATATTAATAAGCTGTTATCTCCAGAAAAGGTACATTTATTACCGCCGGACTTATGGAGTGACTTGAAACATGTACTGCAAGGCAGTCTTCATACGTTATTTATTGTAATGGCTGTGATTGCTGTATTGGGTGCGATTAGTGTAATCGGATTACGAAATCGCGCTCCAAGAGCAGATAACGATGACGAGATGATCGAGGCTGCAAAGGTAAAAGGTTAA
- a CDS encoding MarR family winged helix-turn-helix transcriptional regulator, with protein sequence MLKTEERGTDLSLHLYRVFAKSFKSVNEHAVTGSKIQGFNPTAFAVMEVLYYKGPQPIQQIGAKLLLQSGNVTYVIDKLETAGLLHRQPCPRDRRVIYAELTEKGKELMDQLYPEFSNRMDHALSGLNDSEKQLMIDLLKKMGREAEKLAPLPRK encoded by the coding sequence ATGTTGAAAACCGAGGAACGCGGGACAGATCTATCATTGCATCTATACCGTGTATTTGCCAAATCTTTCAAAAGCGTTAATGAACATGCTGTGACAGGAAGCAAAATCCAAGGATTCAATCCTACGGCCTTTGCAGTAATGGAAGTCCTATATTACAAAGGACCTCAACCGATTCAACAAATCGGTGCCAAACTACTGTTACAGAGCGGGAACGTTACTTATGTAATTGATAAACTAGAAACGGCTGGACTATTACACCGCCAACCTTGCCCACGTGATCGACGCGTTATTTATGCAGAATTAACGGAAAAAGGTAAGGAATTAATGGATCAATTATATCCTGAATTCTCCAATCGGATGGATCATGCTCTTAGTGGCTTGAACGATTCGGAGAAACAACTGATGATCGATCTACTCAAGAAAATGGGACGTGAAGCAGAAAAGCTTGCGCCGCTTCCGCGCAAATAA
- a CDS encoding MFS transporter, with protein sequence MKMNKISSGSGLFQNRAYLALISSQLISNLGDWLQLLALLTMIGLKWQATPWQITIAMLCMLMPMLLGGSLSGMLADRMERKKLMIISDVARTFIVLGMVFVTQLWHVYLLLIAKGIFDIMFSPAKNGKLKEIVPEEHMEKAVSYSAIIEQGTKIIGPALGGMLTVAFGVSICFIIDSASFLLSAIILLGVPGKTSIVRTKLENNRADGQKKFKFWNELAAGIKVISGIPLIAFGTLTLTLGLLVLQIADSQAIVLFREIPGIPQNIFGWCITLSGLGTLVAVGVSQLLRNGSPLSKIGIGGVVLGAAFGLSGIIAIYGPFNLVGYTSLAFIFFVAGLGAGLVFIPFQVMLQKRTPESLTGRVFGTVTSLTSTASILGPICGGLLVTTFGPAPAFIVSGSLLAVIGLLLLLFRPAIMKRDREVSEIVLEAAS encoded by the coding sequence ATGAAGATGAATAAGATATCTTCCGGTAGTGGCTTATTTCAAAATCGCGCGTATCTAGCCCTAATCAGCTCACAGCTTATTTCCAATCTGGGTGATTGGTTGCAACTGCTTGCTCTGCTTACAATGATTGGATTGAAGTGGCAGGCCACACCGTGGCAAATCACGATAGCAATGCTCTGTATGCTGATGCCAATGCTACTAGGAGGATCACTGTCGGGTATGCTTGCTGATAGGATGGAACGTAAGAAGCTCATGATTATTTCAGATGTAGCTCGTACCTTTATTGTGCTTGGCATGGTATTTGTTACACAACTGTGGCATGTATACCTGCTACTGATCGCTAAGGGGATCTTTGATATCATGTTCTCCCCAGCTAAGAATGGCAAACTTAAAGAAATAGTGCCCGAAGAGCATATGGAGAAGGCAGTATCATACAGTGCGATTATTGAGCAAGGCACAAAGATTATCGGTCCGGCACTTGGAGGTATGTTAACCGTAGCCTTCGGTGTGTCGATTTGCTTTATAATTGATTCAGCATCTTTCTTGCTCTCAGCAATCATCTTATTGGGTGTGCCAGGTAAGACCAGCATTGTTCGGACGAAACTTGAGAATAACAGGGCAGATGGACAGAAGAAATTCAAGTTCTGGAATGAACTTGCTGCAGGTATCAAAGTCATCTCTGGGATTCCATTGATTGCGTTTGGTACATTAACTTTAACATTGGGACTGCTAGTTCTTCAGATCGCAGATTCACAAGCAATCGTACTATTCCGGGAGATTCCGGGGATACCTCAAAATATATTTGGCTGGTGTATTACGCTTAGTGGGTTAGGGACACTAGTTGCAGTTGGAGTCTCTCAATTACTACGGAACGGGTCCCCACTGAGCAAGATTGGAATTGGAGGAGTAGTTCTGGGTGCTGCTTTTGGATTATCTGGAATCATTGCTATTTATGGACCTTTTAACTTGGTAGGGTATACATCGCTTGCTTTTATCTTCTTTGTTGCCGGATTAGGAGCCGGATTAGTATTTATACCGTTCCAAGTTATGTTACAAAAGCGTACTCCAGAGTCATTAACAGGTCGGGTCTTCGGCACCGTAACAAGTCTAACTTCAACTGCGTCCATTCTGGGACCTATTTGTGGAGGGTTATTGGTCACCACTTTTGGACCTGCGCCAGCGTTTATAGTTTCGGGATCTCTACTGGCTGTCATTGGACTCCTGTTACTATTGTTTAGACCAGCTATTATGAAGCGAGACCGCGAAGTCTCAGAGATTGTACTTGAGGCAGCTTCCTAA
- a CDS encoding ABC transporter ATP-binding protein: MDSDVLLEVAIQEAGYEPGISKLHNINISVKRGKLTGLIGPNGAGKSTAIKGILGLLPFADAQVTYGGSSDKYAYVPEQPLFYDRLTLWEHLSLAAAVYGMDEPEFEAEGNMLLEKFRMTQVRDHLPESFSKGMRQKMMLMLGFLVKPDVYIVDEPFIGLDPRATKDFLSLLEEERRRGAGVLMSTHVLDTAEKICDDFIMISSGEVVASGTIDDIREAASLPEASLFDCFDVLT, translated from the coding sequence ATGGACAGTGATGTACTACTGGAAGTAGCGATCCAAGAGGCGGGTTATGAACCGGGGATATCGAAGTTACACAATATCAATATATCCGTGAAGCGTGGGAAGTTGACGGGGTTAATAGGTCCCAATGGTGCGGGAAAAAGCACAGCAATCAAAGGGATACTTGGACTTCTTCCATTTGCAGATGCCCAGGTAACGTACGGTGGTTCATCTGATAAATACGCTTATGTACCGGAGCAACCGCTTTTTTATGATAGATTAACTTTATGGGAGCATCTTAGCTTGGCTGCTGCTGTCTATGGTATGGATGAGCCGGAGTTTGAGGCGGAAGGGAACATGCTCTTAGAGAAGTTTCGAATGACTCAGGTAAGAGACCACTTGCCTGAAAGTTTCTCTAAAGGAATGCGGCAAAAAATGATGCTGATGCTCGGTTTTCTCGTTAAGCCTGATGTATATATCGTCGATGAGCCCTTTATTGGGCTCGATCCCCGAGCAACTAAGGATTTTCTTAGCCTATTGGAAGAGGAGAGGCGGCGTGGGGCAGGGGTGCTGATGTCAACTCATGTACTGGATACGGCAGAGAAAATATGCGACGATTTTATTATGATTTCATCTGGTGAAGTGGTAGCTAGCGGGACAATAGATGACATCCGTGAGGCTGCCTCTTTACCTGAGGCGTCGCTGTTTGATTGCTTTGATGTGCTAACCTGA
- a CDS encoding ABC transporter permease has protein sequence MTKPQLTTTHKLFVRRGRDFIGKQYRALNAIIDWIVMLYIGIPGILLFARVYYSLWREDLPTWLLQMPYSTVPLVMMGLIYFGGGLILYLEAADVLFLRQQQRWIKGVMLRGVVSSIVYQGILFGVGIAVMLPLLQRVYGMNISAVLSLYFATLSVKCIQIFLENVIGIMLKGWKRAVVLYLATAFIAAGFVAWVMNGTMYFGVILLLCIMITIVLGWFRFRMKGRFEAEVREDERQKTKLTGILLLGAVDRPTAIRSRPILFQHSNALFPSRSPEMRVTELVVKSFLRGKDTAGYVIFTLLGFVGVQLPPSPVNIFLFILLLFLLCYWLNSYRRYFFSRELMKILPLGTDMEYRTAVPTLRIMLFPAVLCMSAGMWLSLYPFGWGILLSIPCALLITWWLGAAPWKSFLKRKF, from the coding sequence GTGACCAAGCCGCAATTGACTACCACTCATAAGTTGTTTGTTCGAAGAGGACGCGACTTTATCGGCAAACAGTACCGTGCGCTGAATGCCATTATAGATTGGATCGTTATGCTATATATCGGTATACCCGGCATATTATTGTTCGCACGAGTTTATTATAGTTTGTGGCGGGAGGACCTCCCAACGTGGTTGCTTCAAATGCCTTATTCTACTGTTCCATTAGTTATGATGGGGCTAATTTATTTTGGGGGCGGACTAATCCTATATCTCGAAGCTGCAGATGTATTGTTCTTGAGACAACAGCAGAGATGGATCAAAGGGGTGATGCTACGCGGGGTTGTGTCTTCAATTGTATACCAAGGGATTCTATTTGGTGTAGGCATAGCTGTGATGTTACCGCTGTTGCAGCGTGTTTATGGAATGAATATATCGGCAGTGCTCTCCCTTTATTTCGCTACACTGAGCGTTAAATGTATACAGATATTTCTAGAGAATGTGATCGGTATCATGTTAAAAGGCTGGAAAAGGGCAGTTGTATTATATTTGGCAACTGCCTTTATAGCTGCTGGATTTGTAGCCTGGGTCATGAATGGGACAATGTATTTCGGAGTGATTTTACTACTCTGTATTATGATTACGATTGTGCTGGGGTGGTTTAGATTTCGTATGAAGGGGCGTTTTGAAGCTGAGGTTCGGGAGGACGAGCGGCAGAAGACGAAGCTGACCGGTATACTGCTCTTAGGTGCAGTTGATCGTCCTACCGCTATTCGCTCACGTCCCATATTGTTTCAGCACTCCAACGCTTTGTTTCCTTCGCGTAGTCCAGAGATGAGAGTGACCGAATTAGTCGTAAAATCATTTCTGCGTGGCAAAGATACTGCGGGATATGTCATATTCACTTTGTTAGGTTTTGTTGGCGTTCAATTGCCACCATCCCCAGTGAACATCTTTTTGTTCATTCTTTTGTTATTTCTATTATGTTACTGGCTAAACAGCTATAGACGTTACTTCTTTTCGCGGGAACTGATGAAGATCCTCCCACTAGGCACCGACATGGAATATCGTACGGCGGTCCCTACGTTACGAATCATGTTATTTCCAGCAGTGTTATGTATGAGCGCTGGAATGTGGCTATCTTTATATCCATTTGGATGGGGGATCCTGTTATCCATTCCTTGCGCACTACTCATAACGTGGTGGCTTGGCGCTGCCCCTTGGAAGTCCTTTTTGAAGAGGAAGTTCTAG